In Geomonas ferrireducens, one DNA window encodes the following:
- the leuB gene encoding 3-isopropylmalate dehydrogenase, giving the protein MGQLFKVAVLPGDGIGPEVMAEALKVLDAIEKRYDVKFERTHANVGGAGIDLEGRALPETTVNICKASDAILFGSVGGPKWETLPPDEQPERGALLPLRKIFGLYANLRPAIIFPSLTSASSLKEEVIAGGFDILVIRELTGGIYFSQPKGIDGEGRERVGVDTMRYSVPEIERIAHVAFQAARKRGKKVCSIDKANVLSTSVLWREIVINIAKEYPDVELSHMYVDNAAMQLVRWPKQFDVILCENMFGDILSDEAAMLTGSLGMLPSASLAEGTFGMYEPSGGSAPDIAGQGIANPIAQILSAGMMLRYSFGMVEAADAIDNAVARVLDEGYRTRDIYQEKAGEKLVNTKQIGDAIIANL; this is encoded by the coding sequence ATGGGACAGCTTTTTAAGGTAGCGGTACTGCCGGGTGACGGCATCGGTCCGGAGGTAATGGCAGAGGCACTGAAGGTACTCGATGCGATCGAAAAACGCTACGATGTGAAATTCGAGCGGACGCACGCCAACGTGGGCGGCGCAGGCATCGATCTCGAGGGGCGCGCCCTTCCGGAGACCACCGTAAATATATGCAAGGCTTCCGACGCCATTCTCTTTGGTTCCGTGGGCGGCCCCAAGTGGGAAACCCTGCCGCCGGACGAGCAGCCGGAGCGTGGCGCCCTTTTGCCGCTCAGAAAGATCTTCGGCCTCTACGCGAACCTGCGTCCCGCCATCATCTTCCCGTCGCTGACCAGCGCCTCCTCCCTTAAGGAAGAGGTGATTGCGGGCGGCTTCGACATTCTGGTGATCCGCGAACTGACCGGCGGCATCTACTTCTCCCAGCCCAAGGGGATCGACGGCGAAGGGCGCGAGCGCGTCGGCGTCGACACCATGCGCTACAGCGTTCCGGAGATCGAGCGCATCGCCCACGTCGCCTTCCAGGCGGCGAGGAAGCGCGGCAAGAAGGTCTGCTCCATCGACAAGGCGAACGTGCTTTCCACCTCGGTGCTCTGGCGCGAGATCGTGATCAACATCGCCAAGGAATACCCGGACGTCGAGCTCTCCCACATGTATGTGGACAACGCCGCCATGCAGCTGGTAAGGTGGCCGAAGCAATTTGACGTAATCCTCTGCGAGAACATGTTCGGCGACATCCTCTCCGACGAGGCTGCCATGCTCACCGGCTCGCTCGGGATGCTCCCCTCCGCCTCGCTTGCCGAAGGGACCTTCGGCATGTACGAGCCCTCCGGCGGCAGCGCCCCGGACATCGCCGGCCAGGGAATCGCGAACCCGATCGCCCAGATCCTTTCCGCAGGGATGATGCTTCGTTACTCCTTCGGCATGGTCGAGGCGGCCGACGCCATCGACAACGCCGTCGCCCGCGTGCTCGACGAAGGGTACCGCACCCGCGACATCTACCAGGAGAAGGCGGGCGAGAAGCTGGTCAACACCAAGCAGATCGGCGACGCCATCATCGCGAACCTTTAA